In a single window of the Rhodamnia argentea isolate NSW1041297 chromosome 2, ASM2092103v1, whole genome shotgun sequence genome:
- the LOC115737379 gene encoding golgin candidate 5: MAWFSGRVSLGNFPDLAGAVNKLSESVKNIEKNFDSALGFEEKSESSNEGPSASGMWPSATDRKALFEPVISFMGQRSEDDASVESSKQSGSPEHPSKAEEEETAEINESQDRHTENTVLAEDVNEELKLKKHDVHSETMDETEKATSDPEEVVSVSAPLHDELHNAENSETSKLVDNVEQKESLETNISGSSVTAEAVLENPKADQAEGSPVADESSVESSVAVDLHEIVGTDKTRAEDIRDKIPLDQSGTTDTPAKGGPELSGSPIVSADEVGSPGEFSRDHSLNVLASEDSSQMLSHDEDKMVPMAATTPEEPSGVDDSVEVIRQLSNAHAPETDVQEQRLSSVSNVSGTIDAAEELETVKREMKMMETALQGAARQAQAKADEIAKLMNENEQLKALIEDLKRKSNDAEIETLREEYHQRVAALERKVYSLTRERDTLRREQSRKSDAAALLKEKDEIINQVMAEGEELSKKQAAQESTIRKLRAQIREFEEEKKGLTTKLQVEENKAESMKRDKAATEKLLQETIEKHQAELSAQKEFYTSALNAAKEAEALAEARANSEARTELESRLREAEEREAMLVQTLDELRQTLSRKEQQSVFREDMLRRDIEDLQKRYQESERRCEELISQVPESTRPLLRQIEAIQEAASRKAEAWAAVERSLNSRLQEEEAKAAAAEERARSVNERLSQTLSRINVLEAQISCLRAEQTQQSRSLEKERQRAAENRQEYLAAKEEADTLEGRVTQLEEETRELKRKHKQELQEALMHRELLQQELEREKTARLELERTSRMPPSAVSDPKTKPGLDNGILTRKLSSTSSLGSMEESYFLQASLDSSDGMSERRNAGETGMSPYYMKSMTPRAFEATLRQKEGELASYMSRLASMESIRDSLAEELVNLTAQCEKLRSEAATVPGIRAELEALRRRHSAALELMGERDEELEELRADIVDLKEMYREQVNLLVNQIQKLGSTMRAA; encoded by the exons ATGGCATGGTTCAGTGGGAGAGTCTCCTTGGGGAACTTCCCTGATTTAGCAGGTGCGGTGAATAAGCTCAGCGAGAGTGTGAAGAACATAGAGAAGAATTTCGACAGTGCTCTGGGATTCGAGGAGAAGTCGGAGTCGAGCAATGAAG GTCCATCAGCCTCGGGTATGTGGCCATCAGCCACTGACAGAAAAGCATTATTTGAACCTGTCATCTCTTTTATGGGGCAAAGAAGTGAGGACGACGCCAGTGTAGAGTCATCAAAACAATCTGGATCTCCTGAGCATCCATCTAAAGCTGAGGAGGAAGAGACAGCTGAAATTAATGAGTCACAGGATAGACATACGGAAAATACCGTGCTTGCTGAAGACGTAAATGAAGAGCTCAAGCTGAAGAAGCATGATGTACACTCGGAGACAATGGACGAAACAGAAAAGGCAACATCAGATCCTGAAGAAGTTGTATCTGTATCAGCACCGCTGCATGATGAACTGCATAATGCTGAGAATTCCGAGACATCGAAACTTGTTGATAATGTAGAACAGAAGGAGAGCCTAGAAACAAATATTTCTGGAAGTTCAGTAACGGCAGAAGCCGTATTGGAAAACCCAAAAGCAGATCAAGCTGAGGGTAGTCCTGTAGCAGATGAATCATCTGTTGAATCATCTGTTGCTGTTGATTTGCATGAGATTGTCGGCACAGATAAAACAAGAGCAGAAGATATTAGGGACAAGATTCCGTTAGATCAATCGGGGACAACTGATACCCCTGCTAAAGGTGGGCCTGAGCTATCTGGTTCGCCAATTGTATCTGCAGATGAGGTCGGTAGTCCTGGTGAATTTTCTAGGGATCACTCACTTAATGTACTTGCTTCAGAAGACTCTTCGCAGATGCTCTCTCACGATGAGGACAAGATGGTTCCAATGGCTGCAACTACGCCTGAGGAACCATCTGGAGTTGATGATTCTGTTGAAGTGATTCGACAACTGAGTAATGCCCATGCTCCTGAAACTGACGTCCAAGAACAACGTTTAAGCTCAGTGTCAAATGTTTCTGGCACCATAGATGCTGCAGAAGAATTAGAGACGGTGAAAAGGGagatgaagatgatggagaCAGCATTGCAAGGTGCTGCAAGGCAAGCTCAG GCAAAAGCAGATGAGATTGCAAAGTTGATGAATGAAAATGAGCAATTAAAAGCTCTTATTGAAGATCTAAAG AGAAAATCAAATGACGCTGAAATTGAGACTTTGAGAGAGGAATACCACCAACGTGTTGCAGCTCTCGAAAGAAAG GTCTATTCTTTGACTAGAGAAAGAGATACTCTTAGGAGAGAGCAGAGCAGAAAAAGTGATGCTGCCGCTCTtctcaaggaaaaagatgaaattATCAATCAAGTTATGGCTGAAG GTGAAGAGCTTTCCAAAAAACAAGCTGCTCAAGAATCTACAATCAGAAAACTAAGGGCTCAG ATCCGAGAgtttgaagaagagaagaaaggttTGACTACAAAGCTTCAG gtagaagaaaacaaagcaGAGAGCATGAAGAGGGACAAGGCAGCGACCGAGAAGTTGCTGCAAGAGACGATAGAAAAGCACCAAGCTGAATTGTCTGCACAGAAAGAATTCTATACTAGTGCTCTTAATGCGGCCAAGGAGGCTGAAGCCTTGGCTGAGGCCCGTGCTAACAGTGAAGCCAGGACTGAATTGGAGAGTCGGCTGAGAGAGGCTGAGGAACGCGAAGCAATGCTAGTTCAGACACTGGACGAATTAAGGCAGACTTTAAGTAGAAAGGAACAGCAG TCAGTTTTCAGAGAAGACATGCTTCGCAGGGACATTGAAGATCTCCAGAAACGCTACCAA GAAAGTGAACGACGATGTGAGGAATTGATTTCACAAGTTCCTGAATCGACAAGACCTCTATTAAGGCAGATTGAAGCTATACag GAAGCAGCTTCCAGGAAAGCAGAGGCATGGGCTGCTGTTGAGAGGTCCTTGAATTCTCGACTCCAG GAGGAAGAAGCTAAAGCTGCAGCTGCTGAGGAGAGAGCCAGATCTGTAAATGAGCGTTTATCCCAGACCTTATCGCGGATTAATGTGCTGGAAGCTCAG ATTTCCTGCCTACGAGCAGAGCAGACACAGCAAAGTAGGTCCCTTGAAAAGGAGAGGCAGAGAGCGGCTGAAAATAGGCAGGAGTACCTTGCAGCAAAGGAGGAAGCGGATACTTTAGAAGGTCGTGTAACCCAGcttgaagaagaaacaagagaaTTGAAACGTAAACACAAACAAGAGTTGCAAGAGGCTCTAATGCATAGGGAACTTTTACAACAG GAATTGGAAAGGGAGAAAACTGCCCGTCTGGAATTGGAAAGGACATCACGTATGCCTCCTAGTGCTGTATCTGATCCGAAAACAAAGCCTGGTCTTGACAATG GAATTTTGACTCGGAAACTTTCAAGCACCAGCAGCCTGGGCAGCATGGAGGAGAGTTATTTCCTACAAGCATCTTTGGACTCATCTGATGGTATGTCCGAGAGGAGAAATGCTGGGGAGACTGGTATGAGTCCATACTACATGAAGAGCATGACACCCAGAGCTTTTGAAGCTACCCTTCGTCAGAAGGAGGGTGAGCTTGCATCGTACATGTCTCGTCTG GCATCAATGGAATCTATTCGCGATTCTCTTGCCGAAGAATTAGTAAATTTGACAGCACAG TGTGAAAAGTTACGTTCAGAGGCAGCAACAGTTCCTGGGATTCGAGCAGAGCTTGAAGCACTGAGGCGGCGGCACTCTGCAGCACTGGAGCTTATGGGTGAGCGTGACGAGGAG CTGGAGGAGCTTCGCGCTGATATTGTGGATTTAAAAGAGATGTACAGGGAGCAAGTGAACTTGCTTGTGAATCAG ATCCAGAAATTGGGTTCAACGATGCGTGCTGCTTGA